A single genomic interval of Camelina sativa cultivar DH55 chromosome 11, Cs, whole genome shotgun sequence harbors:
- the LOC104720726 gene encoding protein FAR1-RELATED SEQUENCE 9 isoform X2 — MSERTLGSGVEHVLNYLKRRQLENPGFLYAMEDDCGNVFWADPTCRLNYTYFGDTVVFDTMYRRGKRYQVPFAAFTGFNHHGQPLLFGCALILNESESSFAWLFHTWLQAMSAPPPPSITVEPDRLIQVAVSQVFCQTRLRFSQPLIFKETEEKLAHLYQSHPSFESEFINCVTETETAAEFEASWDILVRRYYLQDNDWLQSIYNARQQWVRVFIRDAFYGELSTNEESSSLNSFFQGFVDASTTMQTLIQQHDKAIDSWREKELKADYEAIHSTPVMKTPSPMEKQAASLYTRAAFNKFQDEFVETLANPASRISDSGTHTTYRVAKFGEVHKGHTVNFDALEVKAICSCQMFEYSGIICRHILAVFRANNVSTLPSRYLLRRWTKSAKTRGIEEQPEFSNSCQESLTVCFNNLRQEATKYVEEGAKSIQIYKVAMDALDEAAKKVVAASNKFRGATPGTTLPNGDPYPSEEARETTSAMNLPGERTILELTTELERTGQRCEVYRANLLSILRDMEEQKFQLSLKVQTARLSLKE; from the exons ATGAGCGAGAGGACCCTGGGAAGCGGGGTCGAGCATGTATTGAACTATCTGAAACGTAGGCAGCTCGAGAATCCTGGTTTCTTGTACGCAATGGAGGACGACTGTGGGAATGTATTTTGGGCGGATCCAACTTGCAGGTTGAATTACACCTACTTTGGTGATACCGTAGTTTTTGACACCATGTACAGGAGGGGTAAGAGGTACCAAGTGCCATTTGCTGCCTTCACCGGGTTTAACCATCATGGGCAGCCTCTTCTTTTTGGTTGTGCTCTCATTCTCAACGAGTCTGAGTCCTCCTTTGCTTGGCTTTTCCATACTTGGCTTCAAGCAATGTCTGCTCCCCCTCCTCCTTCTATTACAGTTGAACCAGATCGGCTGATACAGGTTGCTGTTTCTCAAGTTTTCTGTCAGACCCGCCTTCGTTTCAGCCAGCCCCTCATCTTCAAGGAAACTGAGGAGAAACTCGCTCACCTCTATCAGTCGCATCCTAGCTTTGAATCCGAATTTATAAACTGCGTTACTGAGACAGAAACGGCTGCCGAGTTTGAGGCATCTTGGGACATTCTCGTCAGAAGATATTATCTACAGGATAACGACTGGCTTCAGTCCATTTATAATGCTAGGCAACAATGGGTCCGTGTCTTCATCCGAGACGCCTTTTATGGGGAGCTGTCTACAAATGAAGAGAGCAGCAGTTTGAACTCATTCTTCCAAGGGTTTGTAGATGCATCAACTACGATGCAAACGCTCATACAACAGCATGATAAAGCAATTGATAGCTGGCGTGAGAAAGAACTGAAAGCAGATTATGAAGCAATTCACTCTACTCCAGTTATGAAAACTCCCTCTCCCATGGAAAAGCAAGCTGCTAGCCTGTATACAAGGGCAGCGTTCAACAAGTTCCAGGACGAGTTTGTTGAGACCCTTGCAAATCCTGCAAGTAGGATTAGTGATTCAGGAACTCACACCACTTACCGTGTGGCTAAGTTCGGAGAAGTTCACAAAGGTCATACGGTCAATTTTGACGCTCTTGAGGTGAAAGCTATTTGCAGCTGTCAAATGTTTGAGTATTCAGGGATTATTTGTAGACACATATTGGCGGTGTTCAGGGCCAATAACGTTTCTACTCTTCCATCTCGGTATCTGCTGAGGCGATGGACCAAATCAGCAAAGACTAGAGGCATTGAGGAACAACCCGAGTTTTCAAACAGTTGTCAAGAATCTTTAACCGTCTGCTTCAACAATCTACGCCAAGAAGCAACCAAGTATGTGGAGGAGGGCGCCAAATCTATTCAGATTTATAAAGTTGCGATGGATGCCTTGGATGAAGCTGCCAAGAAGGTTGTTGCTGCAAGTAACAAATTTAGAGGAGCAACACCTGGAACTACACTTCCCAACGGCGATCCATACCCGTCTGAGGAAGCTCGAGAAACTACAAGTGCAATGAATCTTCCAGGG GAGAGGACAATACTTGAACTGACAACTGAATTGGAGAGGACAGGCCAGCGATGCGAAGTTTATCGAGCAAACCTGCTGTCTATTTTGAGAGATATGGAAGAACAGAAGTTTCAGCTTTCCCTCAAGGTACAAACTGCGAGACTAAGCTTGAAAGAGTGA
- the LOC104720726 gene encoding protein FAR1-RELATED SEQUENCE 9 isoform X1: MSERTLGSGVEHVLNYLKRRQLENPGFLYAMEDDCGNVFWADPTCRLNYTYFGDTVVFDTMYRRGKRYQVPFAAFTGFNHHGQPLLFGCALILNESESSFAWLFHTWLQAMSAPPPPSITVEPDRLIQVAVSQVFCQTRLRFSQPLIFKETEEKLAHLYQSHPSFESEFINCVTETETAAEFEASWDILVRRYYLQDNDWLQSIYNARQQWVRVFIRDAFYGELSTNEESSSLNSFFQGFVDASTTMQTLIQQHDKAIDSWREKELKADYEAIHSTPVMKTPSPMEKQAASLYTRAAFNKFQDEFVETLANPASRISDSGTHTTYRVAKFGEVHKGHTVNFDALEVKAICSCQMFEYSGIICRHILAVFRANNVSTLPSRYLLRRWTKSAKTRGIEEQPEFSNSCQESLTVCFNNLRQEATKYVEEGAKSIQIYKVAMDALDEAAKKVVAASNKFRGATPGTTLPNGDPYPSEEARETTSAMNLPGGEKERTILELTTELERTGQRCEVYRANLLSILRDMEEQKFQLSLKVQTARLSLKE; encoded by the exons ATGAGCGAGAGGACCCTGGGAAGCGGGGTCGAGCATGTATTGAACTATCTGAAACGTAGGCAGCTCGAGAATCCTGGTTTCTTGTACGCAATGGAGGACGACTGTGGGAATGTATTTTGGGCGGATCCAACTTGCAGGTTGAATTACACCTACTTTGGTGATACCGTAGTTTTTGACACCATGTACAGGAGGGGTAAGAGGTACCAAGTGCCATTTGCTGCCTTCACCGGGTTTAACCATCATGGGCAGCCTCTTCTTTTTGGTTGTGCTCTCATTCTCAACGAGTCTGAGTCCTCCTTTGCTTGGCTTTTCCATACTTGGCTTCAAGCAATGTCTGCTCCCCCTCCTCCTTCTATTACAGTTGAACCAGATCGGCTGATACAGGTTGCTGTTTCTCAAGTTTTCTGTCAGACCCGCCTTCGTTTCAGCCAGCCCCTCATCTTCAAGGAAACTGAGGAGAAACTCGCTCACCTCTATCAGTCGCATCCTAGCTTTGAATCCGAATTTATAAACTGCGTTACTGAGACAGAAACGGCTGCCGAGTTTGAGGCATCTTGGGACATTCTCGTCAGAAGATATTATCTACAGGATAACGACTGGCTTCAGTCCATTTATAATGCTAGGCAACAATGGGTCCGTGTCTTCATCCGAGACGCCTTTTATGGGGAGCTGTCTACAAATGAAGAGAGCAGCAGTTTGAACTCATTCTTCCAAGGGTTTGTAGATGCATCAACTACGATGCAAACGCTCATACAACAGCATGATAAAGCAATTGATAGCTGGCGTGAGAAAGAACTGAAAGCAGATTATGAAGCAATTCACTCTACTCCAGTTATGAAAACTCCCTCTCCCATGGAAAAGCAAGCTGCTAGCCTGTATACAAGGGCAGCGTTCAACAAGTTCCAGGACGAGTTTGTTGAGACCCTTGCAAATCCTGCAAGTAGGATTAGTGATTCAGGAACTCACACCACTTACCGTGTGGCTAAGTTCGGAGAAGTTCACAAAGGTCATACGGTCAATTTTGACGCTCTTGAGGTGAAAGCTATTTGCAGCTGTCAAATGTTTGAGTATTCAGGGATTATTTGTAGACACATATTGGCGGTGTTCAGGGCCAATAACGTTTCTACTCTTCCATCTCGGTATCTGCTGAGGCGATGGACCAAATCAGCAAAGACTAGAGGCATTGAGGAACAACCCGAGTTTTCAAACAGTTGTCAAGAATCTTTAACCGTCTGCTTCAACAATCTACGCCAAGAAGCAACCAAGTATGTGGAGGAGGGCGCCAAATCTATTCAGATTTATAAAGTTGCGATGGATGCCTTGGATGAAGCTGCCAAGAAGGTTGTTGCTGCAAGTAACAAATTTAGAGGAGCAACACCTGGAACTACACTTCCCAACGGCGATCCATACCCGTCTGAGGAAGCTCGAGAAACTACAAGTGCAATGAATCTTCCAGGG GGTGAAAAGGAGAGGACAATACTTGAACTGACAACTGAATTGGAGAGGACAGGCCAGCGATGCGAAGTTTATCGAGCAAACCTGCTGTCTATTTTGAGAGATATGGAAGAACAGAAGTTTCAGCTTTCCCTCAAGGTACAAACTGCGAGACTAAGCTTGAAAGAGTGA